A stretch of the Hippocampus zosterae strain Florida chromosome 18, ASM2543408v3, whole genome shotgun sequence genome encodes the following:
- the LOC127590917 gene encoding unconventional myosin-XVIIIb-like isoform X1: MALSSRLKLWEKKIQEENHPAPIPPPSLPALSGGFLKQLVRDSEKETKQKESDVKDEKPQPSKLSDNLVQQFLLPDQTPPILEAEMLLRAEKQSHSSSPAVSPHPPSPQRTAVIPNGTETRREVTPELYTRGKGETEEVKASLQEEEKVEEMLEKRQEPEGRLADANVMEFDRGEVKDVWYEADPVWYVHKDGFTLATQLKPDEGTPDLPQGRVRLRLHTDGSLLDVAEDQIDKCNPAHLDLCEDLSELQSINESSVLHTLITRAKANMPLTHAGPNLINFWPPLQTHSKAPKSRRGESCWDAPPALSALVKRVYVSVVDSRRDHCICATGRSGTGKTTACRAFALALLKQAGTAGPNMSVDRVQAMFTVLKSFGCVASSHSDASSRFAMLFSLDLNHAGRVAAGHLQTMMLDKWRICHATAGESNFLVFSQMLAGLSTEMRSELQLHHIPERHSFGIAPPTKVEEKQRASVAFAKLQVAMETLGFSTSEQKAIWHVLAGIYHLGAAGACKVGRRQFLNFDSAQAASCVLGFDAEEFHTFIFKHHLRQLLQRATGSAREHNSVPQVEEGPRMTAAQCIDGMASGLYEELFTAIVSLINRSLSGQQLALASVMVVDTPGLRNPRHAAHQQAANFSDFCHNYLQERLAQHRYAHTFTNTMDRYAQENVHVELNCPEANPADVVSAIDQPAPQVRAVGDAPRGLLWALDEEMLTPTSSEDAALERVCRHYNNSVRQCEQPLHCEVQHLTGNDPVRYDLSGWFDVLHHNPAGGNAAELLRNSAIVPVKSLFTPSARVAPARGGVCGLEGWSQRSLQRSSTIRKTLSAGSAALRRHSPCIAIKLQADALVNVMRRARPIFLQCFSGKTDASGAFDVVQLRAQLEAAQTLAMLRVYRTGYPDHMTLSDFRCHFQALSPPIMKRYASMFVSHDERKAVDELLADLDLDPKSIAVGASRVFMKRGVLRHLEARRDLQVAGWLVHLQAACVGHLARHKYRTLKVQHMAVRCLQRNLRVLRTVSEWSWWKLFCRVRPLLDVNMDNERLRAKEDEVLGLRRRLEKSEKERNDLRQMADACETKLTAVTAELSDERFCGDALGQALDVERAERLRLSKENKDLQARLDQCKVAMETLEKNMEEEREKIRTLESQQMAGTESELALQLECCQTEVDFLRRRLQQTDEKAEAERQARQQVDAKVASLQAQLDESKRTATDLKRHNRRLANELHDARVMTDNLHNRTHQLERKRRRFDGELAAALGEAESERELKDKTLQENAALGVQIFTLRRDLEESRAEARRLQKQKDELCSQIRDLSVNLTPDSVPELKRQVRHLEGVAGQRAEEVTKLTATVEQQQQVQVRVELEMARVKQMHQKELEDKEEELEDVHRSSQRRLRQLEMQLEQEYEEKQMVMHEKHDLEGLVATLCEQAGHRDFDVEKKLRRDLKRTHALLADAQTLLDAVHGGGQSGKIPDSGTKEQLERLHCQLEESESRRREVEDIQTTLTQELEDVQIQLENVCKQKTLADEELCVLRRENVDLLKRLEEDQDDLNQLMTKHKALIAQSSSDICQIRELQTELEDVKKQRHGLQEELQRQASRLRFMESSTVERSIVSKQEAHVCDLENKLEFSKGQVKRFEVLVLRLRDSVVRLGEELEQSTQSEARERDNARYFQQRLQDMRVEMEELSQRQQDSARRRMELEMQVEELTAIRQTLQADLETSIRRIVDLQAALEDVRSSDDSDTDSGHEMAAASKPLRESSNGSVGTEETGEGVRGRRRTAIGDSRAGGSPCGGPRGGRTSAADSSSTYSFRLGARLCSSCDPDEDDSAAGLPGGGLARAASSSALSELLEGLRKRRAGTCGDAGSAVSLPVYQTTAACALRRRASALSLASGEVPEARPGILKPTSPLLPRSASARSVCDTPTAASSATPLRSNSCDSPAPLPSLPLLSSLASSHVARQPPPSRHASAERSPTRCLPTLAIPEEDWQGPRQFVSTLQRSPQALRRCTQGGLLSEDVSENTLAPEGGAFREWRHPGESDAGSVTSDMFDVPPAIRRAQSAGSLAGSVRGGRRALSVHFGELPPSTRRRKSSDSESSGTGSSAGSGEPTRPRRRTDRPSGERLEAEGSEGGDGGDNCADDTGSGDVASVMRKYLNKEIN; the protein is encoded by the exons ATGGCGCTGTCCTCACGCTTAAAACTTTGGGAAAAGAAG attCAGGAGGAGAACCATCCGGCCCCCATCCCACCGCCATCCCTACCAGCCCTCTCGGGCGGCTTCCTCAAACAACTGGTCCGAGATTCAGAGaaagaaaccaaacaaaagGAATCAGACGTCAAAGATGAaaaacca CAGCCAAGCAAACTAAGTGACAACTTGGTGCAGCAGTTCCTGCTTCCCGATCAGACTCCACCCATCCTGGAGGCGGAGATGTTGCTGCGAGCCGAAAAGCAAAGCCACTCTTCCAGCCCCGCCGTCTCGCCCCATCCACCCTCACCCCAAAGAACCGCGGTCATCCCCAATGGGACGGAAACCCGACGGGAGGTCACACCGGAGCTGTATACCCGAGGAAAGGGCGAGACTGAGGAGGTGAAGGCGAGtctgcaggaggaggagaaagtggAGGAAATGTTGGAGAAACGTCAGGAACCGGAAGGAAGACTAGCGGACGCCAACGTGATGGAGTTTGACAGGGGGGAG GTGAAGGATGTGTGGTACGAGGCGGACCCCGTTTGGTACGTGCATAAGGACGGATTCACGCTGG CCACTCAGTTGAAGCCCGATGAAGGGACGCCCGACCTTCCCCAAGGCCGCGTCAGACTGCGCCTCCACACCGACGGATCGCTGCTTGACGTGGCCGAAGACCAGATTGACAAA TGCAACCCCGCCCACCTGGACCTGTGCGAGGACCTAAGTGAACTCCAGAGCATCAACGAGAGCAGCGTCTTGCACACGCTAATTACCCGAGCTAAGGCTAACATGCCGCTGACGCACGCCGGACCCAACCTGATCAACTTCTGGCCACCGCTGCAGACCCACAGCAAG GCTCCAAAATCCCGGCGCGGCGAGTCATGTTGGGACGCTCCACCCGCTCTGTCAGCCCTGGTCAAGCGAGTATACGTGTCGGTGGTGGACTCCCGTCGTGACCACTGCATCTGCGCGACGGGTCGCAGCGGCACCGGCAAGACAACCGCCTGCCGGGCCTTCGCTTTGGCGCTGCTCAAGCAAGCCGGAACCGCCGGACCCAACATGAGCG TGGATCGCGTGCAGGCAATGTTTACGGTGTTGAAGTCTTTCGGCTGCGTGGCTTCGTCGCACAGTGACGCCTCGTCGCGCTTCGCCATGCTTTTCTCGTTGGACTTGAACCACGCTGGGCGAGTCGCCGCCGGACACCTACAG ACGATGATGTTGGACAAATGGCGAATTTGTCACGCAACGGCAGGAGAGAGCAACTTCCTGGTCTTCTCGCAGATGCTAGCTGGACTTAGTACAGAGATGAG GTCGGAGCTGCAACTTCATCATATTCCGGAGCGCCATTCCTTCGGCATCGCCCCTCCTACTAAG GTGGAGGAAAAACAGCGAGCGTCCGTGGCCTTTGCCAAGCTCcaggttgccatggaaacactgGGCTTCAGCACCAGCGAGCAGAAGGCCATCTGGCATGTGCTAGCCGGGATTTACCATCTGGGGGCTGCGGGGGCCTGCAAAG tgGGGCGGAGACAGTTTTTGAATTTTGACAGCGCTCAGGCGGCTAGCTGCGTGCTAGGCTTCGATGCGGAGGAGTTTCACACTTTCATCTTCAAGCATCACCTCAGGCAACTGCTGCAGAGGGCCACCGGGAGCGCCAGAGAGCACAATAGCGTCCCCCAGGTGGAAGAGG GTCCCAGGATGACAGCGGCACAGTGCATCGACGGGATGGCATCCGGTCTTTATGAAGAACTATTCACTGCCATCGTGTCACTCATCAACAG ATCCCTGAGCGGCCAGCAGTTGGCGCTGGCATCCGTGATGGTGGTGGACACACCAGGCCTGAGGAACCCTCGCCACGCGGCGCACCAACAAGCGGCCAACTTCAGCGACTTCTGTCACAACTACCTGCAAGAGCGACTTGCGCAACATCGATACGCGCACACCTTCACAAACACCATGGACAGATACGCACAG gAGAACGTTCACGTGGAGCTGAATTGTCCTGAAGCGAACCCAGCTGATGTCGTGTCCGCCATTGACCAGCCAGCTCCTCAG GTGCGCGCAGTGGGCGACGCCCCTCGCGGTCTGCTCTGGGCGCTGGATGAGGAGATGCTGACGCCCACGTCCAGCGAGGACGCCGCCCTGGAGCGCGTATGCCGTCATTACAACAACAGCG TGCGTCAATGCGAGCAACCCCTGCACTGCGAAGTTCAGCATCTGACGGGAAACGATCCCGTCCGCTATGACCTGAGCGGATGGTTTGACGTGCTGCACCACAACCCGGCAGGGGGCAACGCCGCCGAGCTGCTGCGCAACTCCGCCAT CGTACCGGTGAAGTCGCTGTTCACACCGAGCGCGCGTGTGGCTCCTGCACGCGGCGGCGTGTGCGGCctggaaggctggagccagcgCTCCCTGCAGAGAAGCAGCACCATTCGTAAGACGCTGAGCGCCGGGTCGGCGGCCCTGCGCAGACACTCGCCATGCATCGCCATCAAGCTGCAAGCC GACGCGCTGGTCAACGTGATGCGCCGCGCCAGGCCTATCTTCCTGCAGTGTTTCAGCGGCAAGACGGACGCCAGCGGCGCCTTCGACGTGGTCCAGCTCAGAGCTCAACTGGAGGCCGCGCAGACGCTGGCCATGCTGCGGGTGTACCGTACAG GTTACCCGGATCACATGACCCTGAGCGACTTCCGCTGTCACTTCCAGGCATTGTCTCCGCCCATCATGAAGCGTTACGCCTCAATGTTTGTCAGCCACGACGAGAGGAAG GCCGTAGACGAGCTACTGGCCGACTTGGACCTGGACCCCAAGAGCATCGCAGTTGGCGCCAGTCGG GTGTTCATGAAGCGTGGCGTGCTGCGCCACCTGGAGGCCCGGCGGGACCTTCAGGTCGCGGGATGGCTGGTCCACCTTCAGGCGGCCTGCGTCGGTCACCTGGCCAGACACAAGTACCGCACGCTCAAG GTGCAGCACATGGCTGTGCGGTGCCTGCAGAGGAACCTGCGAGTGCTGCGCACAGTGTCGGAGTGGAGCTGGTGGAAGCTCTTCTGTCGGGTGCGCCCCCTGCTGGACGTCAATATGGACAACGAGAGGTTGCGCGCCAAAGag GACGAAGTTTTGGGGCTCAGACGACGTTTGGAAAAGTCCGAGAAAGAACGAAACGATTTGAGACAAATGGCCGACGCCTGCGAAACCAAA CTGACAGCGGTGACCGCGGAGCTGAGCGACGAGCGCTTCTGCGGCGACGCGTTGGGTCAGGCTCTGGATGTTGAGAGAGCAGAGAGGCTGAGGCTCAGCAAGGAGAACAAGGATCTGCAG GCTCGCCTGGACCAATGCaaggttgccatggagacactGGAGAAAAATATGGAAGAGGAACGTGAAAAGATTCGCACGCTGGAGAGTCAGCAAATGGCAGGAACAG AGAGCGAACTGGCCTTGCAGCTGGAGTGTTGCCAGACGGAGGTGGACTTCCTTCGCCGACGACTGCAGCAGACCGACGAAAAGGCGGAGGCCGAGCGGCAAGCGCGGCAGCAGGTGGATGCCAAG GTGGCGTCATTACAGGCTCAACTGGACGAGTCCAAGCGGACCGCGACTGACCTAAAACGTCACAACCGGCGCCTGGCCAATGAACTGCACGACGCCAGGGTGATGACGGACAACCTGCACAATCGGACGCACCAACTGGAACGCAAACGACGACG CTTTGACGGCGAGCTGGCTGCGGCGTTAGGGGAAGCCGAGAGCGAGCGGGAGCTGAAAGACAAAACTCTGCAGGAGAACGCCGCGCTGGGTGTGCAGATTTTCACACTGCGTCGAGACCTCGAG GAGAGTCGGGCGGAGGCGCGCCGCTTGCAGAAGCAGAAGGACGAGTTGTGCAGTCAGATTCGCGACCTCAGCGTCAATCTGACGCCCGACTCGGTGCCTGAGCTGAAGAGACAAGTGCGCCACCTGGAGGGCGTGGCCGGCCAGCGGGCTGAAGAGGTGACCAAACTGACGGCTACCGttgaacagcagcagcag GTTCAAGTGCGTGTGGAGTTGGAGATGGCTCGAGTGAAGCAGATGCACCAAAAGGAGCTGGAGGACAAGGAGGAAGAGCTCGAGGATGTGCACAGGTCGTCTCAGAGACGG CTAAGACAACTGGAGATGCAACTGGAGCAGGAATACGAGGAGAAGCAAATGGTCATGCACGAGAAGCATGACCTGGAAGGACTGGTCGCCACACTGTGCGAACAG GCGGGCCACCGCGACTTCGACGTGGAGAAGAAGCTGAGGCGAGACCTGAAAAGGACTCACGCCCTGCTAGCCGATGCCCAGACCCTGCTGGACGCCGTCCACGGCGGAGGACAAAGCGGGAAAATCCCCGACAGTGGGACCAAGGAGCAACTGGAAAGACTTCACTGTCAG TTGGAGGAGAGCGAATCCCGGCGGCGTGAGGTGGAGGACATCCAGACCACCTTGACGCAGGAGCTGGAGGATGTTCAGATTCAACTGGAGAACGTCTGCAAGCAGAAGACTTTG GCGGACGAGGAACTTTGCGTCCTCCGGCGAGAGAATGTCGACCTACTCAAACGTCTGGAAGAGGACCAGGACGACCTCAACCAACTGATGACGAAACATAAAGCTCTCATCGCGCAG TCGTCCAGCGACATCTGTCAGATCCGAGAGTTGCAGACGGAGTTGGAGGATGTGAAAAAGCAGCGACACGGCCTCCAGGAGGAG CTGCAGCGACAGGCGTCCAGGCTGCGCTTCATGGAATCGTCCACGGTGGAGCGCAGCATCGTCAGCAAGCAGGAAGCGCACGTGTGCGACCTGGAGAACAAACTGGAGTTCAGCAAAGGTCAAGTTAAAAGATTTGAG GTGCTGGTGCTGCGGCTGCGCGACAGCGTGGTGCGCCTGGGAGAGGAGCTGGAGCAGAGCACCCAGTCGGAGGCTCGCGAGCGTGACAACGCTCGTTACTTCCAACAGCGTCTTCAAGACATGCGCGTGGAAATGGAGGAGCTGAGCCAACGGCAGCAGGACAGCGCGAGACGCCGCATGGAGCTG GAGATGCAGGTGGAGGAGCTGACGGCCATCCGCCAGACGTTGCAGGCAGACCTGGAGACGTCCATCCGTCGCATCGTCGACCTGCAGGCCGCCCTGGAGGATGTCCGGTCCAGCGATGACAGCGACACCGACAG CGGTCACGAGATGGCGGCGGCCAGCAAACCTCT TAGGGAATCCAGCAATGGCTCCGTCGGGACCGAGGAAACGGGCGAAGGTGTCCGAGGGCGCCGAAGAACGGCCATAGGAGACTCGCGGGCCGGTGGATCGCCCTGTGGCGGCCCCCGGGGGGGGCGCACGTCGGCGGCCGACTCCAGCAGCACATACAGTTTCCG TTTGGGTGCTCGTTTGTGCAGCTCCTGCGACCCAGATGAGGACGACTCAGCCGCGGGGCTTCCGGGAGGAGGTCTGGCCCGGGCAGCATCCTCGTCTGCGCTGTCCGAGCTTCTCGAAGGACTTCGCAAGCGGCGAGCGGGCACTTGTGGCGATGCGGGCAGCGCTGTTTCGCTTCCCGTTTATCAAACCACAGCGGCATGCGCCCTGCGCCGCCGGGCCTCGGCGCTGTCCCTCGCATCAGGTGAAGTTCCCGAAGCTCGCCCGGGCATCCTGAAGCCGACGTCGCCCCTCCTACCGCGCTCCGCCAGCGCTCGTTCCGTTTGTGACACGCCAACGGCTGCCTCCTCTGCTACGCCGTTGCGCTCGAATTCCTGCGACTCGCCGGCGCCACTACCATCGCTGCCCCTTCTTTCATCTCTCGCATCCTCGCACGTCGCCCGCCAGCCTCCCCCCAGCCGACATGCCTCTGCTGAGCGCTCCCCAACCCGATGCCTCCCCACCCTGGCCATCCCGGAGGAGGACTGGCAGGGACCTCGGCAGTTCGTGTCGACCCTTCAGCGATCCCCGCAGGCACTCCGCCGTTGCACGCAAGGAGGTTTGCTTTCGGAGGACGTCTCTGAGAACACCCTGGCGCCCGAAGGCGGGGCGTTCCGGGAATGGCGCCACCCGGGCGAGTCGGACGCCGGGTCTGTCACGTCTGACATGTTCGACGTCCCCCCCGCCATCCGTAGAGCTCAGTCGGCTGGCAGCCTGGCCGGTTCGGTGCGCGGCGGCCGCCGGGCGCTCAGCGTCCACTTCGGAGAACTGCCACCATCCACCCGGCGCCGCAAGAGCTCAGACTCGGAGTCGTCCGGGACGGGAAGCTCGGCGGGAAGTGGCGAGCCAACGCGGCCCCGACGACGCACGGACCGGCCAAGTGGGGAACGACTTGAGGCGGAGGGCAGCGAGGGCGGAGACGGCGGCGACAATTGTGCCGACGACACCGGCAGCGGTGACGTGGCCTCCGTTATGAGAAAGTATCTCAACAAGGAAATCAACTGA